In Theileria parva strain Muguga chromosome 4 map unlocalized ctg_529, whole genome shotgun sequence, one DNA window encodes the following:
- a CDS encoding Root hair defective 3 GTP-binding protein (RHD3) family protein has protein sequence MESSNDFSNKDSDTVSLSPVEFSNYQCEINPGFHEFLKKSGFEDVGFRFNVVTILGSQSSGKSHLLNSLFNASFQTMDASRGHSQTTKGIWGSLVLPKDTSVSATVVFDSEGTDSRERGEGRLTFEHRSSLFCLALSDVVIVNLWYNSMGNLTGSNYGLLKTVVEANLELVDTNNEENYKTVLFFCVRDWSPSLSPLNVVKDYVLNNYMRSIWNEISKPARFENMGVESLFEIRVFGLSNAVTQPELFEKDVKEVKKTWESLKPKEYSRRVPSDGFFVYSKNVWKTIIEQNHLDIPTQKEMLSSYRCSEIKTAILESATTSVPELTETDFSEYLMSLLNKVESEYFSQASRYDPKVSEKVGKELLSQLCGKFQPCFESALAGYVKKLAVESSSLLDKEFTVNSSGKELKVANARPYTVWPSFSKKCEELQSKQSEKLSEHLSRFKVSFNKTVSFEYEFDAQPLKDHLNLLVSTEFEVLRSRHLGLLKQQLDSMCNSTFVMVKNNLLDRSLTEDEFWDYFDELFDETHKNCMDQLTTSYQGLVNRASKAEFAQLSLVLLLKAARHNFDELQNNLEQLLLERFDKFFNYQEFKGELVPTEWHKQSAQELNNRYKESKEDALTLLKVLKKTKTKKMPSFDLNDVKKNQYFYSTLGEPVSDKYSTPVTEQFALEVTNSCSKKFLEMYKNAQVVQNAGTSISSWRNIPPIFWLVLLVLGWNELRSVFKVLLRFYVVIPLLIVFYFTFSYSATKLLGPKADQYVKPVRDKVLSLFTALLAWFVRTLHMIASKSSSFKQRPAT, from the exons ATGGAATCTTCAAACGACTTTTCAAATAAAGACAGTGATACTGTATCTCTATCACCTGTCGAGTTCAGCAACTATCAATGTGAGATAAA CCCCGGATTTCAcgagtttttaaaaaagtcAGGATTTGAAGATGTTGGATTCAGGTTCAATGTTGTCACAATTTTGGGATCCCAAAGCAGCGGGAAAA GTCATCTGCTAAACAGCCTTTTCAATGCCAGTTTTCAGACTATGGATGCCTCAAGAGGGCATTCGCAAACAACTAAGGGAATTTGGGGATCACTAGTGTTACCAAAAGACACTAGTGTGAGTGCTACAGTAGTTTTTGATTCAGAAGGAACAGACTCAAGGGAACGAGGAGAAGGGAGGCTAACATTTGAGCATAGATCGTCATTGTTCTGTTTGGCGTTATCGGACGTGGTTATTGTAAATCTATGGTACAACTCAATGGGAAACCTGACTGGTTCTAACTACGGGCTTTTAAAGACGGTAGTTGAGGCTAACTTGGAACTAGTTGATACAAATAATGAAGA gAACTATAAAACGGTTTTGTTTTTCTGTGTTCGAGATTGGTCACCTAGTTTATCTCCCCTGA ATGTGGTGAAGGATTATGTGCTAAACAATTACATGAGAAGTATTTGGAACGAGATTTCAAAG ccTGCTCGATTTGAAAACATGGGAGTTGAATCACTGTTTGAAATAAGAGTTTTCGGTTTATCAAATGCAGTCACGCAACCAGAATTGTTCGAGAAGGATGTTAAAGAGGTTAAAAAAACATGGGAGAGCCTTAAACCTAAGGAATATTCAAGAAGAGTGCCATCAGACGGATTCTTTGTGTACTCAAAAAATGTATGGAAGACAATCATAGAACAGAATCACCTGGACATACCCACCCAGAAGGAAATGCTATCAAGTTATAGATGTTCAGAAATAAAAACAGCGATTTTGGAATCAGCAACAACCTCCGTACCAGAACTTACAGAAACAGACTTTAGTGAATATTTAATGAGCCTATTAAACAAAGTTGAAAGTGAGTATTTCTCACAAGCATCGAGATATGATCCAAAAGTATCAGAGAAAGTGGGAAAGGAATTATTATCACA GTTATGTGGAAAGTTCCAACCGTGTTTTGAATCAGCCTTGGCAGGTTACGTGAAGAAACTGGCAGTAGAGTCTTCATCGCTACTAGATAAGGAGTTTACAGTAAATTCTAGTGGAAAAGAACTTAAAGTTGCAAATGCAAGGCCATACACAGTGTGGCCGAGTTTTAGTAAGAAGTGTGAAGAGTTACAAAGCAAACAGAGTGAAAAGTTGAGTGAACATTTGAGTCGATTCAAAGtttcatttaataaaacaGTTTCATTTGAATATGAATTTGATGCCCAACCGCTGAAAGATCACCTGAACTTGTTAGTATCAACAGAGTTTGAAGTTCTGAGATCAAGGCACTTAGGGCTTCTGAAACAACAGTTAGACTCGATGTGTAACTCAACTTTCGTAATGGTAAAAAACAATTTGTTGGATCGTTCATTAACTGAGGATGAGTTCTGGGACTACTTTGATGAACTGTTTGACGAAAcacataaaaattgtatgGATCAACTGACCACAAGTTACCAGGGATTAGTAAATCGTGCGAGTAAAGCTGAATTTGCCCAATTGTCACTTGTCTTGCTTCTGAAAGCAGCCAGGCATAACTTTGACGAGTTGCAGAATAATCTAGAACAACTGCTCTTGGAAAGATTCGATAAATTCTTCAATTACCAAGAGTTTAAAGGCGAGTTGGTACCGACGGAGTGGCACAAGCAATCAGCTCAGGAGTTGAATAATAGATACAAAGAGTCCAAAGAAGACGCTCTAACATTACTCAAAGTTTTGAAGAAGACAAAAACTAAAAAGATGCCCTCATTTGATCTGAACGATGTTAAAAAGAACCAGTATTTCTATTCAACACTGGGAGAGCCAGTTAGTGATAAGTATAGTACCCCAGTAACGGAACAGTTTGCACTGGAAGTTACAAACTCATGCTCGAAAAAGTTTTTGGAAATGTACAAGAATGCACAGGTTGTTCAGAATGCAGGCACATCCATAAGTTCATGGAGGAATATACCTCCAATATTCTGGCTTGTGTTATTGGTGCTGGGATGGAATGAACTAAGAAGCGTATTCAAAGTTCTTCTAAGATTCTATGTAGTAATTCCACTGCTAATAGTATTCTATTTCACATTCAGCTATTCAGCAACAAAGTTACTAGGGCCGAAAGCAGATCA gtaTGTAAAACCAGTAAGGGATAAGGTTTTGAGTCTATTTACAGCACTATTAGCTTGGTTTGTAAGGACCTTACACATGATTGCCAGCAAATCCAGCAGTTTTAAGCAACGACCTGCTACatga